One window of Candidatus Fermentibacter sp. genomic DNA carries:
- a CDS encoding ABC transporter substrate-binding protein produces the protein MTNRRMITLALAAALCTGCGRERPEGTLRVGYFPNITHSQAIIGLARGDFARETGPGIVIEPIVFNAGPSVIEALYAGEIDLAYIGPNPAVNGYIRSDGAALRVVAGATSAGACLVVRSDEGISTPADLDGRTLASPQLGNTQDVALRCWLMDNGLSTLEQGGTVEVVAVQNPDIFDLFVQGQIDGAWVPEPWASRLVVEGGGTVLVDERDLWEGGRFPTACVIASTRILDENPELVEAWLRAHVSITRWELANPDSAMALVNSEIGRMTGKALPDSVMAMAWSRMTPTWDPLPECIVQSAEAAFRIGYLDEEPDLSGLCDLTILGRIAEAGR, from the coding sequence ATGACGAACCGCAGGATGATCACCCTCGCGCTCGCGGCGGCGCTCTGCACCGGATGCGGCAGGGAGCGGCCCGAGGGCACTCTCAGGGTCGGCTACTTCCCCAACATCACGCACTCCCAGGCCATCATAGGCCTCGCGAGGGGCGACTTCGCAAGGGAGACGGGCCCCGGGATCGTGATCGAACCCATTGTCTTCAACGCAGGGCCCTCCGTGATAGAGGCCCTTTACGCGGGCGAGATCGACCTGGCCTACATAGGCCCCAATCCCGCCGTGAACGGCTACATCCGTTCCGATGGCGCCGCTCTGCGGGTGGTGGCGGGAGCCACCAGCGCCGGAGCATGCCTCGTGGTCCGTTCCGACGAGGGAATATCGACTCCGGCCGATCTCGACGGCAGGACGCTCGCGTCGCCGCAGCTCGGCAACACGCAGGACGTCGCGCTGCGTTGCTGGCTCATGGACAACGGGCTCTCGACCCTGGAGCAGGGAGGGACCGTGGAGGTCGTAGCGGTGCAGAACCCCGACATCTTCGACCTCTTCGTGCAGGGACAGATCGACGGCGCCTGGGTGCCCGAGCCGTGGGCGAGCAGGCTGGTCGTGGAGGGCGGCGGAACCGTCCTGGTCGACGAGAGGGATCTCTGGGAGGGGGGCAGGTTCCCTACGGCATGCGTGATAGCCTCCACCCGGATACTCGACGAGAACCCGGAACTGGTCGAGGCGTGGCTGAGGGCGCACGTCTCCATCACTCGGTGGGAGCTGGCGAATCCCGATTCCGCCATGGCCCTGGTCAATTCGGAGATCGGCAGGATGACCGGAAAGGCCCTTCCGGATTCCGTCATGGCCATGGCCTGGTCGAGGATGACCCCGACCTGGGATCCGCTTCCGGAATGCATCGTCCAGAGTGCGGAAGCGGCGTTCAGGATCGGCTACCTCGACGAGGAGCCCGATCTCTCAGGCCTTTGCGACCTGACCATCCTCGGCAGGATCGCGGAAGCGGGGAGATAG
- a CDS encoding ABC transporter permease, with protein MENRSRAGTALSRRAVQLGFGALLVAVWIVLGEAGIWPSYLFPTLPGVLESLARTGGTGVLWISILGSMKRLFIGYGIALAAGTLLGVLLGSSRLARDTVGQVVLGLQALPSICWLPPAILWFGLSEQAILFVVIMGAFLSISLATQDGIRNTPRVYLQAARNLGATGPSLYARVVLPASLPSIVTGMKLGWTFAWRSLMAGELLYSVPGLGSMLALGRELNDIAQVVAVMVVIVAIGLLADRLFFGALERAVQSRWGTGGAGKV; from the coding sequence ATGGAGAACCGCTCTAGGGCCGGGACGGCTCTTTCGAGAAGGGCGGTACAGCTCGGGTTCGGAGCTCTCCTCGTCGCCGTCTGGATCGTGCTGGGAGAGGCGGGGATATGGCCCTCCTACCTCTTCCCCACACTCCCGGGCGTTCTGGAGTCACTGGCGAGGACCGGAGGCACGGGGGTGCTCTGGATATCCATCCTCGGGAGCATGAAGAGGCTGTTCATAGGCTACGGGATCGCCCTGGCCGCGGGAACCCTGCTGGGAGTCCTGCTGGGGAGCTCCCGGCTCGCACGGGACACTGTCGGGCAGGTGGTGCTGGGGCTTCAGGCCCTTCCGAGCATCTGCTGGCTCCCTCCTGCGATCCTGTGGTTCGGCCTTTCTGAGCAGGCGATCCTCTTCGTGGTGATCATGGGCGCCTTCCTCTCGATATCCCTCGCCACGCAGGACGGCATCCGCAACACCCCCAGGGTCTACCTGCAGGCGGCGAGGAACCTGGGAGCCACGGGCCCCTCGCTGTACGCGAGGGTGGTGCTTCCGGCGTCCCTGCCTTCGATCGTCACGGGCATGAAGCTGGGGTGGACCTTCGCCTGGAGGTCCCTCATGGCGGGCGAGCTGCTCTACTCGGTGCCGGGCCTCGGCAGCATGCTGGCGCTGGGCAGGGAGCTCAACGACATAGCACAGGTCGTGGCCGTCATGGTGGTGATTGTCGCCATCGGGCTTCTCGCAGACAGGCTGTTCTTCGGCGCTCTCGAGAGGGCGGTGCAGTCTCGCTGGGGCACGGGAGGGGCCGGGAAGGTCTAG
- a CDS encoding helix-hairpin-helix domain-containing protein, producing the protein MNWHRAAVVIAVLSPGAAECAFEPVQQAPWIAAGSSSALFPQCAAVMFENPAGTALLEGWSISASASRPFGLRRLDRASVAGSLPSGATCFSAGALASGDEGYSELTFTAGASRRIVAGLACGVSVSAHRLSISGYGSCTAFSSDAGLVARPMDGVLTALAVRGLARSRLGDSGDPAVPRSASFSAGVAPVERLGLSAGLTFTEGLDPEPSFTAAYSPTGSLVIRLGLSSDPSRFALSLTFGAGPVEFLYGLGFHPDLGETHSAGVALGRAAHIPVPLVRDIPAPPPGPAADGVIDINTAGVDELCSLPGIGPARAEAIVAYRLEHGPFTSVERIMDVPGIGPSLFEGMRSRLAVE; encoded by the coding sequence GTGAACTGGCATCGAGCAGCCGTCGTGATCGCCGTACTGTCGCCGGGTGCCGCCGAGTGCGCATTCGAACCGGTCCAGCAGGCTCCGTGGATTGCTGCCGGTTCTTCATCGGCACTCTTCCCCCAGTGCGCCGCCGTCATGTTCGAGAACCCCGCGGGAACCGCCCTTCTCGAGGGATGGTCGATATCCGCGTCGGCTTCGAGGCCGTTCGGTCTGCGGAGGCTCGACAGGGCCTCCGTAGCCGGCTCGCTGCCCTCGGGCGCGACGTGCTTCTCGGCCGGAGCGCTCGCCTCCGGTGACGAAGGCTATTCCGAACTCACATTCACCGCGGGCGCCTCCAGGAGGATCGTCGCGGGCCTCGCCTGCGGGGTTTCGGTGTCGGCTCACAGGCTCTCCATCTCGGGATACGGCTCCTGCACCGCATTCTCCTCCGACGCAGGCCTCGTTGCCCGCCCGATGGACGGCGTGCTGACGGCGCTCGCGGTAAGGGGCCTCGCGAGGAGCCGCCTGGGCGATTCGGGCGACCCCGCGGTCCCCAGGAGCGCATCGTTCTCTGCAGGGGTCGCCCCGGTCGAACGGCTGGGCCTCTCCGCGGGCCTGACATTCACCGAGGGGCTCGATCCGGAGCCTTCGTTCACGGCGGCATACTCCCCGACCGGATCTCTGGTCATACGGCTCGGCCTGTCCTCGGATCCGTCGAGGTTCGCACTCTCCCTCACGTTCGGCGCCGGCCCCGTCGAGTTCCTCTACGGCCTCGGATTCCACCCCGACCTCGGCGAAACCCATTCAGCCGGGGTGGCTCTCGGCCGGGCGGCTCACATCCCCGTCCCCCTCGTGCGGGACATCCCGGCCCCGCCTCCCGGACCGGCGGCCGACGGGGTGATCGACATCAACACCGCCGGGGTCGACGAGCTCTGCTCGCTTCCGGGCATAGGCCCCGCCAGGGCCGAGGCCATAGTGGCGTACAGGCTCGAGCACGGCCCCTTCACCTCGGTCGAACGGATCATGGACGTCCCGGGGATAGGTCCGTCCCTGTTCGAGGGGATGAGATCCAGGCTGGCAGTGGAGTGA
- a CDS encoding ABC transporter ATP-binding protein yields MHRPECGSGVQDRLPRRGARSLRPLRPDHPRQDRGSGEIALELELRGVSRSFSRPGRSVAALEGLDMKVHPGEFVCIVGPSGCGKTTVLHLLAGLDRPTSGEVLADGRRVEGPDSSRVLIFQDTALFPWMNARANVEFGLRARGVPRAERDAVADRLLRMVHLERFGQSWIHELSGGMRQRTALARALAVDPRVLLLDEPFGALDALTRDSLHTELQDLWMESSKTMVFVTHNVREAAVLADRILVMSGAPGRVVAEHAVDLPRPRHMEDPGLMPLAAKVLADLRPAGRAVGDGEPL; encoded by the coding sequence ATGCATCGTCCAGAGTGCGGAAGCGGCGTTCAGGATCGGCTACCTCGACGAGGAGCCCGATCTCTCAGGCCTTTGCGACCTGACCATCCTCGGCAGGATCGCGGAAGCGGGGAGATAGCACTGGAACTCGAGCTGAGGGGCGTCTCGCGGAGCTTCAGCCGGCCGGGCCGTTCGGTCGCCGCCCTGGAGGGCCTCGACATGAAGGTTCACCCGGGCGAGTTCGTGTGCATCGTGGGCCCTTCGGGATGCGGCAAGACCACCGTGCTCCACCTGCTCGCAGGCCTCGACAGACCCACTTCCGGCGAGGTGCTGGCAGACGGGAGGAGGGTGGAGGGACCGGATTCCTCCCGCGTGCTGATCTTCCAGGACACGGCCCTGTTCCCCTGGATGAACGCGCGGGCCAACGTGGAGTTCGGGCTCAGGGCCCGGGGGGTGCCCAGGGCCGAAAGGGACGCGGTCGCCGACCGTCTCCTCCGCATGGTCCACCTCGAGCGCTTCGGCCAGTCGTGGATCCACGAGCTCTCCGGAGGGATGCGCCAGAGGACGGCCCTCGCCCGGGCCCTCGCCGTCGATCCTCGCGTACTCCTGCTCGACGAGCCCTTCGGCGCCCTGGACGCGCTCACCCGCGACTCGCTGCACACCGAGCTCCAGGATCTGTGGATGGAGTCCTCCAAGACGATGGTCTTCGTCACGCACAACGTCAGGGAGGCGGCGGTCCTTGCGGACCGGATACTGGTGATGTCGGGCGCGCCGGGAAGGGTCGTGGCCGAACATGCCGTCGACCTGCCGAGGCCCAGGCACATGGAGGATCCGGGGCTGATGCCCCTCGCTGCGAAGGTCCTGGCGGATCTCAGGCCGGCCGGAAGGGCGGTGGGCGATGGAGAACCGCTCTAG